One genomic segment of Panicum virgatum strain AP13 chromosome 2N, P.virgatum_v5, whole genome shotgun sequence includes these proteins:
- the LOC120662199 gene encoding putative 4-hydroxy-4-methyl-2-oxoglutarate aldolase 2: MAALPLPTAEVCDANPHLIMNGELRALHPIFQIYGRRQVFAGPIVTLKVYEDNVLIREFLEEKGHGRVLVVDGGGSMRCAILGGNPVQQAQNNGWAGIVVNGCIRDVDEINGCDIGVRALNSHPMKANKKGIGEKHVPVTIAGTRICDGEWLYADTDGILVSRMELTV, translated from the coding sequence ATGGCTGCCTTGCCACTGCCCACTGCTGAAGTATGTGATGCTAATCCTCATTTGATTATGAATGGCGAGCTTCGTGCTCTCCATCCCATCTTCCAAATCTACGGAAGGCGCCAAGTTTTTGCTGGTCCTATTGTGACGCTGAAGGTCTACGAGGACAATGTTCTGATCCGTGAGTTCCTTGAGGAGAAAGGCCACGGCAGGGTCCTTGTGGTTGATGGTGGTGGGAGTATGCGCTGTGCCATTCTGGGTGGCAACCCTGTCCAGCAGGCACAGAACAATGGGTGGGCTGGCATTGTGGTGAACGGGTGCATCAGGGATGTTGATGAGATCAATGGCTGCGACATTGGTGTGCGAGCTCTCAACTCCCACCCTATGAAGGCAAACAAGAAGGGCATTGGTGAGAAGCATGTCCCTGTGACCATCGCAGGAACTAGGATTTGCGATGGCGAATGGCTCTATGCCGATACAGATGGCATTCTTGTCTCGAGGATGGAGTTGACTGTGTAG
- the LOC120662972 gene encoding uncharacterized protein LOC120662972 — MVPSGVVLKSSTAPSVRRARDTRPRHAVPPPLLLLLLLARYAHALVPPACVHATTSPTRVADALVVEPLPRAALLPNRSPCYISLAPRKLPGPSPPRIGRRTAVAAAHYRRRAPASMASPSPATSRRVEHLPRYARYTKDCLGCMIELDMLSS; from the exons ATGGTC CCGAGTGGAGTCGTGCTCAAGTCGTCCACGGCGCCGTCTGTGCGCAGAGCGCGCGACACGCGTCCCCGCCATGCCGTgccgcctcctcttcttcttctgctgctgctcgcccGCTACGCGCACGCGCTCGTGCCGCCCGCCTGCGTCCATGCCACGACGTCGCCCACCCGCGTCGCCGACGCACTCGTCGTGGAGCCCCTACCCCGGGCCGCCCTCCTCCCAAACCGGTCACCCTGCTACATTTCCCTCGCTCCCAGGAAGCTCCCAGGCCCGAGCCCGCCCCGAATCGGTCGCCGgacggccgtcgccgccgctcactaccgccgccgcgcccctgctTCAATGGCGAGCCCCTCTCCGGCCACCTCCCGCCGCGTCGAGCACCTCCCAAG GTATGCTAGATACACAAAGGACTGCCTAGGGTGCATGATTGAACTGGATATGCTATCAAGCTAG